A region of Siniperca chuatsi isolate FFG_IHB_CAS linkage group LG23, ASM2008510v1, whole genome shotgun sequence DNA encodes the following proteins:
- the nfyba gene encoding nuclear transcription factor Y, beta a, whose amino-acid sequence MDGDSSTTDASQLGITGEYMASGHYVLQSQDDDAEENLNDHDDGGVKENFREQDIYLPIANVARIMKNAVPQTGKIAKDAKECVQECVSEFISFITSEASERCHQEKRKTINGEDILFAMSTLGFDMYVEPLKLYLQKFREAMKGEKGIPGVAVGESLGEDLTDDSFTNPLPAGIITADGQQQNVMVYTTSYQQIPTVQQIQFS is encoded by the exons ATGGACGGAGACAGCTCGACCACCGACGCCTCCCAGCTGGGCATCACTGGAGAGTACATGGCATCCGGCCACTACGTTCTCCAGTCTCAAGATG ATGATGCAGAAGAGAATCTGAATGACCATGACGACGGCGGTGTCAAAGAGAACTTCAGGGAGCAGGACATATATCTACCTATTGCCAATGTGGCTCGCATCATGAAGAACGCTGTTCCCCAGACTGGAaag ATTGCGAAAGACGCCAAGGAGTGTGTGCAGGAGTGTGTGAGCGAGTTCATCAGCTTCATCACATCCGAGGCGAGTGAGCGCTGCCACCAGGAGAAGCGGAAGACTATCAACGGGGAGGACATCTTGTTCGCCATGTCCACGCTTGGCTTCGACATGTACGTGGAGCCGCTGAAGCTTTACCTGCAGAAGTTCAGAGAG GCCATGAAGGGGGAGAAGGGGATCCCAGGGGTGGCAGTGGGAGAAAGCCTGGGAGAGGATCTCACAGACGATAGCTTCA CAAATCCACTGCCAGCTGGGATTATCACAGCAGATGGTCAGCAGCAGAACGTCATGGTGTACACCACCTCATATCAACAG ATTCCCACTGTACAACAGATCCAGTTTTCATGA